The DNA window CTGAAGTGACCATCGCATCAAGCGATGCGGTCCGCCACTGCTTCAGATTACCCGCATCCCAAATCTGGACAGTCTGATCATTGCTGGCCGATAGAATGCGAGAACCATTGGGGTGATAGCATACACTGGTAATCGCATCTTTGTGCCCTTCATACGCTCGGGTCGTCTCGGCGACCAGATCGCGAACTCTAACCGTCGAGCCGCTGCTGCCCGCCACGAGCTGATTTGGCTCAGCTAGAGGACTGAACGCGATGCAATTCACCCCATTGCTGCTACTGCCTTGGAACTCGGTCAACTGCTCTCCTTCCGCAGACCAGATTCGTACCCAGTTGTCCAGTCCAGCGCTCGCAAGGCGACCATCCTTTGAGAATGCAATAGCCGTAATTGCGTCATTGCTTGCAGCAAGTGATTTAACCAGAGTCGGCGCTTTCGGATCGGCTACCACATCCTCTGGAGCCCGAGAAGTCTGGGCGATCAGATCACTGCTTGTTTTGGCGAGCGTTTCAACCTGCTTAGTCCCGTTGTTGGCAAGATCCTTGGTCGCGATCACTCGCTCCTCAGAGTCTCTCAATTTCCTTTCCTGGTCGGCGGTTAGCGTCGATTCTGAGTCCCTCAGCACATCCTGGATGTCGCTGAGCACTTTAGCTTGATCCGCTGCAATCGCTTCAAAGTTTGCCCGCGCGCGGTTGGCTTCATCGAGCTGCTCCGTGAGCTTGGCGCTCACTTGCTCACTCTCTTGCAGCTTACTCTCGAGTTCCTCGGCGGTCGCTGCCAGCTCGTCCACTTTCCTCTCGGTTTCAGCTCGAGCGTTCCGTTCCGACTCCGCGGCGGCCTCGGCAGCGGCCTTCGCAATCTCGGCGTCCTCTCTTGCCTCAATCGCTTCGCTTGCCTCAAAGTTTGCTCGCTTGGTCTCTTTGTTTGCTCGATGAGCGTTACTAAGAGCCCACCCAGCTAGTCCTAGCGCAACCACCGCCGCGAAACCTAGGATCCGATTCTGGACTTTTCGTGCCTTCTCCCGGTCAGCAGCACGCTCGTCGCCTTGCTGTTGCATCAGCTCTTTAACCCGCTGGTCGTGCACTCGCTTGCTCGAAAGAGCCGAAAGCTGTTCGACCCGCCACCGATAGACATCAGCAGCCAGCGAATCGTGAGCGACCTCAAATCGACCATCATCAGGATCACGCTGGTCGTCGAATGGAAGCTGGGTGATCAACCGCACCTCTGTGAAGCGACTCAGTAGTTCAACCATCTCAGCGGTCGAAGGAGGCTCGATGTTGTCTTGGGTCAGAGGCTCCTCGATCTCCCTCACAAGCTCCGATGCGATCCACGGGAACTTCTGGCTACGCGACACCAAGAAGCGGCAAGCCTCGATAAGCCAGCGTTGCTCATTTGACGAGCCGACGCGATCGGCCAAGCTCTTGTCGACGAATGTGGAACGAACGCCTTGCGAGTTGCCAAGAGTCGTGAAGGTGTCTTCTGTCAGAAGGGCACCCGCGGGATCACAAATCCAATCAGGATCTCCATGCAACGCGTCGACAATCCAGATTTGTTCAAGACTCAATTGGAGAAATGGTGTCTCGTAGCGAGAATCGACACCGGCCCTAACGAGTTGACGAACTTTCAGCCCTGCATCACCAACAATCGCATCCACAAGTCCAGGCTCCGCCTCGAATTTACCCTGATGGTCTTCCGTCCACCGCCTCAAGGATTCGCCGATAACCTTGCGGACTCCCGCCTCATCAAGAAACTGGATGCGCAGAGTCGAATCAAACAGACCCGGAATCAGTCCCTTGAAGCAGTCCAATCGCGACAGGAAGTCCTCCCGCAAACTCAAAACGACATTGACCGGTGTTCCCGGATCATTCAACAGCGCGATGAGGCATGCGGCGGTCTTGATCCCGGAGGCGGCTTCCTCCGGAAGATCATCAAATGAAGGTTCCGGCTCTCGCATGCGCGAGGCCAGATCGAGCAATTTGGCAGGCGTAAGCTGCGCAATCTGCGGAAACCGAATGAACAAGTCCTCGAACTGATCTAAGACCAGAACCAGTGATTGGGCGGAAGCCAGAGACAAGTTCCGCCCTTTCTTCGAATCCTCTGCATGGCAAGCGGGAAACCAGTGACGCGGGAACTTCAGCCCCTCGGACGATGGGAGTGCCTCCACCCGCATGCACAGCGACCGCCAAGGGTCGGTCGCCCATTCGTCCCGGAGTAACAGAACCGCTGGCGGCGGGGTACCACAGAAGCTCGCATCGGCATCATCGATTCTGTCGCCATGCCTTTCCAATTCGGGGATCAGACCCGCGCACAATACCGACGACTTACCGCAGCCCGATGGCCCATAGACGATCGTGTGTCGTCGGACCCGCGCGTTTGCCACAGCAAGCCTCACTTCACGATCTCGACCGCAGAAGTAACGTCGCGACTCCCTCGTGTATGGAGCTAGGCCTACAAATGGTGAAGCCAATGGTTTCACGTCGATCAGAGATACTGGTTCAGTTGTTTGGCATACTCGGCGCCATCCTGATTGAACAAATCAATCGTTGCAGAACCGTCCGAAGCAGATTCCCACCGATCAATATCTGCTTGCGAAGGGTCTTTCTGAATTGCCCAGTTGTATAGGTTCGGAACGCCTCGCCGGGCCCAGAGATTCTGGCAAATCGCCAGTATGTTCCAGTCACCGAGTCCGTACCCGACAAATAGGAAGTGCACCTCCTTTAACCTATCCTCAAGCGTGGTGGGAAACGGTGTCTTCGTCGAGACAGTCCTCAGAAACTGGATGTAATCATTTTGACTGATGACAAAACTCGACGACTCGAAGCCATCCGGTGATACGGTCCCGTGTATTTTTACTACCAGAGTCCGGGCTTTGTCTTCGGGTTCGATCGAAGGGTAGCCGCGTTGCTGATCCGAGCCGATGGGGAGCCCATCGTACTCAGCTAGTGCGGTAATAGGAGTCTCATCGCGCATGACTCCAGCAGGCGTTTTCAATCTTCGGGCCTCATAATACTCGTGGGCGTTTCTCCAGTGATACAACCACACCGGGTTGGCAACTGTTGGTGCCCGATAGTAAACCACGTCGAAAGGTTCTCCAGCCGCTGCCAACGCGGACTCCATAACCGTGTCGTAGTTCGTCGTGATGAAGATCGATCCACGGTTGCGCTCTGACTTCGAGGGCAACTTTGCAAGCACGTCGTGCACCAAGGTCGGCGCATAGTCGCGCTCAAAAATTCGCTGGAGCTCTAACGGGAGATTGAGCTTGCCTCTCGCACTGGTCTGGATGTGTTGACATACCTGAGCGAGGTCCGCTTCCAGCACACCTCGGACCGACTTGACAAAGTCATGGCGGATCGGGCACGAGTTTCCAGCACCCGCCGCTACGCCATTCTGGGGAATGGGGACGCCCGCGCACTCCGGAACCTCCAGCTGAGAAGGGAATCCTGACGCTTGAGCAAGGTAGTGGGATAATTCTCTCCCCGTAGGCAGGTATTCAGCTTCAGGGCGCCAGGATCTTCCTGCGGGTTGCTGCGCGTAGTTCACTCCGGCACCGAGGAATACTGCAATACGACCTCTTTTGGCTGCATCTGCCACAACCTCAAAATGGGGGGGGGTAGGTGCCTCGGCTTTCATGGTTTACTAAGATCAAGCCCTACGGATAGAGAGAGCTTAGGCCAGATGGGAGATTCTGAGGTGCCCCAAGTACCTGTGTCCCGGCTCAGGCACACCAACAACCGGGCGGCTTGCTCGGAAGAGGATCGACCACTCATCAGTCCCATACAAGTTTATGATAGATCGCTAACAGAGATCTTGCGCACGGCGCAAGCGGGAACGTCGAGTTCCTCAAGTTTATGGCTATGTAGGTGATTTCGGGCATACTTTGGGGTGCCACTAGTCATTCACTGATATCGAGGAGGGAGATGGATGATGCTGCCTGACTGTGATCCTTCAATCGCATCGGCCGCTACCTCTACATTCCCATTACTGACACCGCTCGAATACGGAACTGGCAGTTCTACGCCACGATCTGCCGAGCATTCGGCATCTGCCTCCGACGGCGATCGGCGCAAGAGAATATCGTCATGTACAACAAGCCTTTCAAGCCCATCCAGGGTGAACCATTCGCGCCAAATCTAGCTAGCATCTCCCACCGGGGGCGCTTAACATTACCTGAACAATTATCAGAACCCAGTTCTGGGTCTTTACACCTTCGCACTCCCAAAGCCTTGATCCGCTCGGTACCTCCGGAAGGTCAGCTCGCCAGCGCGCTACCCCTTCCTCACCAGCCCCTTCAGCTCGCCGGTGCTGGTGGCGAAGCGTTCTTCCTGGAGGCCGAGGCTGCGGAGGGCGCTGAGGTAGAGATTGGGGAGCGGCTCGTTGTCCTTCGGATTGAAGGCCAAGTGGCGGCCGTGCTCGAAGCTGCCGCCGGCGAAGAGCACCGGCAGGTTCTTGTTGTCGTGCGACGACGCGTTGCCGAGATTCGAGGTGAGGAGAACCATGGTGTCGTCCAGCAGGTTACGCCCCCTTCCCTGCTCATGCGCCTTGAGCTCACGGACGAAGTCGGCCCAGGCGTTGACCATCGCCTGCTCGACGATCGTCAGTTGCTCGAGCTTGTCCTCGTCTCGGCCGTGGTGGCTGAGCCCGTGGTAGTTTTCCTCCACACCATCGAGCGAGCGGACGCCGTTGGTGGTGCAGTGCAGCGTGAGGAAGCGGGTCGAGTCGGTCTTCAGCGCGAGCAGGGCGATGTCGAGGAAAGCCCGCTTCACGTCGGCCGCGTTGTTCGGGTCCGCCGGACGCGGCGGCTTGCCGACTTTCGGCTTCGGGCGTTCGACCCACGACTCGTTCATCTCAAGCCGTTGCTCCAACTCGCGCACGCTGGTGAACCAGGCATCGAGTTTCTCGCGGTCGCCGGAGCCGACCTCGCGCTCGAGCGCCTTGGCCTCCTCACCGACGATGTCCATGATGCTCTTGCCGTCCTGAAGCAGCTCGCCCTTGCGCTTCCGCGCCTGCGGCGAGTCATCGACGAACAGGCTGGCGAACAGTTTCCGCGGATCGTTGATCGCGGGGATCATCGCGCCGTTCTCGGTGTACGACGGACTCTTCTCGGTGCCGGTATTCAGTACCAAGGAAGGAAAGCGCGTCTCGTGGCCGAGGTGCTTGGCCATGAGCTGGTCGAGCGAGATCGTGTTGCGCGTGGTGGCACCGCGCTGGTTCGGACAGGCCGAGAAGATACTGCTTTCCGCGGTGTGGCCGCCGACGACGCCGGGGTGCGACGAACCGCTGACGACGGTGAAGTCGTCGCGGATGTCCTGCAGCGGACGCAGGTAGCGCGACGGCGTGTAGTCGCGACCGGATCCCTTCGGAGTGAGATTCGGCCCGTGCAGACCGAGGTAAAGGCTGACTCCGACGAAGCGCTGCGGGGTGCGGGCGGGCGCGGAGAACGCGGGCGTCATGGCTTCCAGCAAAGGCAGGCCCATCACGGCTCCCGCGCCGCGAAGGAAGGTGCGTCGCGACAGGGCGGCACCGGTATGGATATGGAAGGACTTCATGCGCTCACTTGTGTTGGAAGGGCTCGCTGCGGACGATCGCGTGAACAAGGGAACGGACGCCGTGGCCGTTCTTTTTCGTTTCGGTCAGGATCCCGGCGATCGCCTCGCGGTCGCTGAACCGCACTGGAGCACCGGTTCCGTAGGTAAGCAAGTGGCCGGCGAAGGCGGTGGCGAGTTGCTCCGGGCGGCTGTGGTAGATTTCCTTCCAGCCTTGGATGTCCTTGAAGGTACTTCCATCCGGCGTGATGCCGCTCGGGTCGACCTTCGCGGATTTCGGCGAGTTTCCGTAGCGGCTCCGCCACTGGCCGGTCGGATCGAAACTCTCGAGCGCGAAGCCCTGCGGATCGATCTTCTCGTGGCAGCTGGCGCAGGATGCTTCGGATCGGTGCTTCTCCAGTTGGTCGCGGATGCTGGTGGCGCCACGGATGTCCGGTTCGATCGCGCCGACGTTCGGCGGCGGCGGCGGGATGTGCAGACCGAGGAGTCGCTCGCCGATCCACACGCCGCGCAGCACCGGTGAGGTCACCGATCCATCGGCCGTGACCTTGAGGATCGATCCCTGAGTGACGAGGCCGCTGCGCTGCCCCGGCTTCACCGGCACCTTCTGGAGTCCTTTGCCCGGCACGACCGTGACGTCCTTCATCCCGTAGTGGGTCTGCAGGCGCGTGTTCAGGAACGCGAAGTCCGAGCGGATGAAATTCCTCACACTGAGATCCTTCGCGAGCAACTCGCGGACAAACCCCCGTGTCTCGAGAACCATCGAGTCCTGCACCACCGGATCGAAGCTGCCGAAGCGTCGCGGATCCGGTGAGGTGAAATCGATCTCGCGCAGGTTCAGCCACTGGTCGGTGAAGTGCTCGATGAATCGCTCGGCCTTCGGGTCGCTCAAGAGGCGCTCAACCTGGCCATGGAGCACGCCGGGTTCGCGGAGCCGACCGGCATCGGCGAGTTTACGAAGCTCCGCATCGGGCGTGCTCGACCACAGGAAATAGCTGAGCCGCGTGGCGAGGGCGTGATCGTCAAGCCGCCCCGGTGTTTCCACGAAAGTAAGAAAACGCGGTGAACACAGGACCGCCTGATATCCGGCGCGGAGTGCCGGCGCGAATTGCTGGGTCTCCTTGAGCTTCGCGTTCGCCAGCTCAATGTAAGGAGCAACCTGCTGCTCGGTGACCGGGCGTCGGAACGCGCGCTCGGCAAAGCTCCTGATCAGGCGCGACAGCGCGAAGTTCGCATCTTTGACTGCCGGCTGGTCACCCTTGAGCGGCACACCGGGCAGCAGCTTCTTCAACAGCTCGCCGCGTGACCCACCCGGATAAATCCTCTCCAAGGTGATCGGCCCGAAGCCGATTCCGGGAATGCCGTCCTTCCGGTAGTCCTGTCCTTTGTAGAACAGCTTGCCGCCTTTCTGCCCCTTGTTGGTGAACTTGTTCGTTCCCTCGTTGGGCCGCAGCTCGAGGACGTGGCCCTTCCGCATCCACGCGACGTACGAGTGATCCCGTGGTTGCGGCGTCGCCTCGACGCTTGCGACCGGATACATCATCGGTTCGTTCGAGACACAGGCACCCGTCCGCAGCGACGCCCACACGGCACCGTCAGGTCCCGGATTGACCCCCACCACGTCCTTGATCGTGATCCGATACCAGCCTGACTCGGGCACGTTGGTTCCGATCATGCGGCCGACGAACTGCAGTCGCATCGCCCAAGTCCACGCCTTGCCGTCGCGTTCTTCGGGGCCGCGGTAATTGCCTTGCCGCCCGACCGTCGCCAGCTCGCGCGGCGAGTAAGTCCGCTTCCACTTCTCGTCGCCGTTCTCAAGACGGCCGAAGGCTTCCTCGAGCGCGATGTCGGCGGCCTGGAGATACTGGTTGAGGTGGAAATGGCTGAGTTGCTGACCGACCGCGACGTTGTCGAATTCGTGGTCCGACTCATCCGCCGGAAGCTGGTCGGCCAGCGGAATGCGGATGCCGAGCAGATCGTGAAGCGTGTGCTCGTACTCGACCCGCGTCAGCCGGCGACCGCGCACCCGTCCGTGTTCCTTGATCTCCGCCCGGTCGGCGGCGAGAAGATCGGTCTTCAGGTAGTCGACCAACTCTCGCCGTTCCTTGTCGGTCGGCTGGTCCTTCTTCTTCGGCGGCATCTCGTGATGCTCCACCCGGTCGTGGACCTGCTGCCAAAGGGCGAAGTTGGCCGGATCGTTCGGAGCGAACGGCAATGCTTCCAAATCCAGGCCCGCCTTGGTGGTCGCCTCGTCGTGGCAATCGTAGCAGTATTCGTAAAGGAGCGGATCGACGCGCTTCTTCAATCCCTCTCCGACCGCAACAGGAGCGGCGAGCGAGAAAAGCAGGGCAAAAGATCGGGTCGAAGGCATGGGACGGGCGGTGGAAATTACCCCATTCCGCCCCGCGATCTATCGAAACTCATCGCACCGGGCACCCACCGCCCTGAGACGTGTGGTATTCCGGCCGGGCGCCCCGACGCGTTTCGCTCAGTCCCGCTCGTTCCAGTAAACAACGAGATTCCGGGTCGCCCGGCCCGCCGCGATGATGTCCGGCTTGCCGTCGGAATTCAGGTCGGCGACCTTGAGGTCCTCGCAGGCCATCGTGTTGTCATCGATCACGGCATGCCGCTTCCACGAGGTGCCGTCGTGCGAGTCCGGGACATAGAGACGGATGCCCACCTTCTTCTCGGCGTTCGGTTTCCTCCAGCCAGCAACCACCTGATCGTAACCCAGCCCGAGAAGGTCCGCGCAAGCCAGCGCGTGACCTTCGGCCAGTGAGTCGTCGACCACCACCCTGCCCGAATCCCATGCCTGCCCCTCGGCCGGGCTCGGATAGACCACGACGGAGTTTCCGTGGAACGGCTCCACGGCCGCGATGAAACGGCGCCCCTCTTCCAGCTCGCCGAGCCGGACCTCGCCCGCTCCCTTCGTCGTCAACCGGAGGGTTCCCTTGCCTTCGCGACCTCGAACAAGACTCACGCCCTCCTTGCTGGCGACGAGCATCGAGTCACCCGCTCCTTTCGTCCAACTCACCACGTCGAAGTTGTGAGCGAGGTGGAAGCTGTCGTTGAGCAGGAAGGTCGACCACTTCGCCGCGGGATCCGCCGCCGGCTCGTATCCGAGGAACAGGATCCCATCACCCTCCGCATTGACGTTGTCGCAACCGTGGAGCGGAAGGACCGCGAGGTAGCAACCACTCGCATCGTTCACCCAGTGCATGCGGTGGACGGTCGGCTCGTGATGCTGTTTCTGAGCCGTCCATTCTTTCGTCGGATCGCCAGGAGCGGTCAGAGTGAAAACAGCGCCGCTGTTCTTCGTGTCACCCGGATTCCACTCCGCGCCAACCGCCACTTCGGCCTTGTTGTCATCGTCGATGTCGCACGCCGCGACGCAAACGTGGTCACGCCGGGTCAGATGGCCCGTCATGCGGTGCTTCGTCCACTCGGGATTGCGGTACCAAACGGTCTCCTTCGCATCCACCAGCACGATGTCCAGTTTCCCGTCGCCATCGATGTCGGCGACGGACAAGCCGTAGCCGATGCCGAGTTCGGCATCGAGCGTCTGAGCCCGGAACGCGGCTGGAGGGATTTCGGCGTTCCCCCGAGCACTCAGGGCAACCGCAATGACGATGAACGGGCACAATACTCTCATCACCCGGTTACGCAATCCGCAGCGGCTTTCTTGTCTGCGATCTTCACGACATCGCGCCCCGGGGGCGCGGGCTCAGGCATCCAGCCGACGCCGGATTTCCGGAAGCGCGCGCTCCCGCCATGCAGGAAGCGCCTTGCGGAAGGCCTCGCGGGTCCGGGCGCTGCTGCGGCACCAGAGGATCAGGGTCGACTCGCGTGCGGCGATGAAGGTGTCGAGGAAGGTGAGCTGATCGTCATCGAGCGGACGGTTCTGCCGGTAGCCTTCGACGAATGCCTCCCGCCACTCGGATTGTCCGGGTTCGGCGTCGAAACCCATCAGGGTCGAAGCCATGTCGTAGAGATAGTGACCCTGACCGCAGTCATCGAAATCGATCGGCCGCGCCTCACCACCGGTGAACAGGACGTTGGCGAAATGCAGGTCGGCGTGGATGATCCCGTGCACCTCGGGAGCGTGGCCAAGCGCCTTAACCGCGGCACGCAACCGTTCCTCACACTCGGCGTGCAGCTCGTGTTCGTCAGCGGGCAACTCGTCCCAAACGTCCGGCTCGATTCCGATGGCCGAATTGTGGCCCATGATCGCGTCGCAGTTCCAATTCGGCCGATCAAACGACAAGCCTTCCCGCCAGCGGCAGGAATGATCGTGCAGCAGCGCCATCGAGTTCCCGACCATTCGCATGTGCTTCAGGGTCCGGCCTTTCCGCTTCGCCATCCGGCCGGGCATCCAGTGCAGCATCACGCCGGCCCGCGTCGCCGCATGACCGCCATCGAGTCCATCATGCTCGGCATTCGACACCTCCACGCACGAATCGCCGACCGGAGTGTGCAAGGGCTTCGGAACCGTCAGGCGACCTTCCGCGCTCAAGGCATCGAGCCACGCCACCTCGCCCGCGACCTGGGCGGTAGTCCTCTCATGCGGCCGGCTGATCCGCAGGAGGAAACGCCCCGGTACGAAAGGATCATCGAGTTTCCACGGACGACTCAGCGCCGGCACATCCACCCGGAAGGTCGTATTCTGCCAATGCCGGACTTTCGAAAAACGCGCTCCTTCCAAATCGAAGGCGCGCAAGATCGACTCTGCCACCGGCCTCAAACGAAGCACCTGGCCACGGGAAGTCAGATCGGCGAATGGCTTCATCGCGGGAGCGTGTCCCGCGGTCCGCTCCGCTGCAAGCCGCAGCCGGAGTTAGCGATCGATCGTCGTGCGGAAGAACTGCTGGGCCTCGGCCGCCTCAACCTGAAAGGTCCTCAGCGGGATCCACTGGCTGAGGTCATCGCTTTGCTCGACCGTCAACGTGACCGCCGCGGCACTGGCGGCCGGCAGCACTTCGATCGTGGTCAGATAGTCGCAGTAGTAGTCGGTGAGAAATGGGAACGCCTCGCTCGGCGTCGGCAGATAACCGCCGGAGCT is part of the Haloferula helveola genome and encodes:
- a CDS encoding phosphotransferase enzyme family protein, whose amino-acid sequence is MKPFADLTSRGQVLRLRPVAESILRAFDLEGARFSKVRHWQNTTFRVDVPALSRPWKLDDPFVPGRFLLRISRPHERTTAQVAGEVAWLDALSAEGRLTVPKPLHTPVGDSCVEVSNAEHDGLDGGHAATRAGVMLHWMPGRMAKRKGRTLKHMRMVGNSMALLHDHSCRWREGLSFDRPNWNCDAIMGHNSAIGIEPDVWDELPADEHELHAECEERLRAAVKALGHAPEVHGIIHADLHFANVLFTGGEARPIDFDDCGQGHYLYDMASTLMGFDAEPGQSEWREAFVEGYRQNRPLDDDQLTFLDTFIAARESTLILWCRSSARTREAFRKALPAWRERALPEIRRRLDA
- a CDS encoding VCBS repeat-containing protein, coding for MRVLCPFIVIAVALSARGNAEIPPAAFRAQTLDAELGIGYGLSVADIDGDGKLDIVLVDAKETVWYRNPEWTKHRMTGHLTRRDHVCVAACDIDDDNKAEVAVGAEWNPGDTKNSGAVFTLTAPGDPTKEWTAQKQHHEPTVHRMHWVNDASGCYLAVLPLHGCDNVNAEGDGILFLGYEPAADPAAKWSTFLLNDSFHLAHNFDVVSWTKGAGDSMLVASKEGVSLVRGREGKGTLRLTTKGAGEVRLGELEEGRRFIAAVEPFHGNSVVVYPSPAEGQAWDSGRVVVDDSLAEGHALACADLLGLGYDQVVAGWRKPNAEKKVGIRLYVPDSHDGTSWKRHAVIDDNTMACEDLKVADLNSDGKPDIIAAGRATRNLVVYWNERD
- a CDS encoding DUF1552 domain-containing protein yields the protein MKSFHIHTGAALSRRTFLRGAGAVMGLPLLEAMTPAFSAPARTPQRFVGVSLYLGLHGPNLTPKGSGRDYTPSRYLRPLQDIRDDFTVVSGSSHPGVVGGHTAESSIFSACPNQRGATTRNTISLDQLMAKHLGHETRFPSLVLNTGTEKSPSYTENGAMIPAINDPRKLFASLFVDDSPQARKRKGELLQDGKSIMDIVGEEAKALEREVGSGDREKLDAWFTSVRELEQRLEMNESWVERPKPKVGKPPRPADPNNAADVKRAFLDIALLALKTDSTRFLTLHCTTNGVRSLDGVEENYHGLSHHGRDEDKLEQLTIVEQAMVNAWADFVRELKAHEQGRGRNLLDDTMVLLTSNLGNASSHDNKNLPVLFAGGSFEHGRHLAFNPKDNEPLPNLYLSALRSLGLQEERFATSTGELKGLVRKG
- a CDS encoding SIR2 family protein, producing the protein MKAEAPTPPHFEVVADAAKRGRIAVFLGAGVNYAQQPAGRSWRPEAEYLPTGRELSHYLAQASGFPSQLEVPECAGVPIPQNGVAAGAGNSCPIRHDFVKSVRGVLEADLAQVCQHIQTSARGKLNLPLELQRIFERDYAPTLVHDVLAKLPSKSERNRGSIFITTNYDTVMESALAAAGEPFDVVYYRAPTVANPVWLYHWRNAHEYYEARRLKTPAGVMRDETPITALAEYDGLPIGSDQQRGYPSIEPEDKARTLVVKIHGTVSPDGFESSSFVISQNDYIQFLRTVSTKTPFPTTLEDRLKEVHFLFVGYGLGDWNILAICQNLWARRGVPNLYNWAIQKDPSQADIDRWESASDGSATIDLFNQDGAEYAKQLNQYL
- a CDS encoding DUF1592 domain-containing protein, whose product is MPSTRSFALLFSLAAPVAVGEGLKKRVDPLLYEYCYDCHDEATTKAGLDLEALPFAPNDPANFALWQQVHDRVEHHEMPPKKKDQPTDKERRELVDYLKTDLLAADRAEIKEHGRVRGRRLTRVEYEHTLHDLLGIRIPLADQLPADESDHEFDNVAVGQQLSHFHLNQYLQAADIALEEAFGRLENGDEKWKRTYSPRELATVGRQGNYRGPEERDGKAWTWAMRLQFVGRMIGTNVPESGWYRITIKDVVGVNPGPDGAVWASLRTGACVSNEPMMYPVASVEATPQPRDHSYVAWMRKGHVLELRPNEGTNKFTNKGQKGGKLFYKGQDYRKDGIPGIGFGPITLERIYPGGSRGELLKKLLPGVPLKGDQPAVKDANFALSRLIRSFAERAFRRPVTEQQVAPYIELANAKLKETQQFAPALRAGYQAVLCSPRFLTFVETPGRLDDHALATRLSYFLWSSTPDAELRKLADAGRLREPGVLHGQVERLLSDPKAERFIEHFTDQWLNLREIDFTSPDPRRFGSFDPVVQDSMVLETRGFVRELLAKDLSVRNFIRSDFAFLNTRLQTHYGMKDVTVVPGKGLQKVPVKPGQRSGLVTQGSILKVTADGSVTSPVLRGVWIGERLLGLHIPPPPPNVGAIEPDIRGATSIRDQLEKHRSEASCASCHEKIDPQGFALESFDPTGQWRSRYGNSPKSAKVDPSGITPDGSTFKDIQGWKEIYHSRPEQLATAFAGHLLTYGTGAPVRFSDREAIAGILTETKKNGHGVRSLVHAIVRSEPFQHK